AACAAGTAACACTAAAACAAATCTGGTTCCAGATATTTATCAAGTTTTGATAAAAAATGTAATTGGCTGTGTTTCGCTAGTCGCAAATGCAACCGAAATCAAAGCTTTTGTTAATACTGAACCGCTTCCTGTTGCAAATATACCACAGCTTTTTTGTGTTCAGCAAAACTCGGCTATTAACGATATTGCGATAATTGGTACAAATGTAAAATGGTACGATGCCGCTTCCAATGGAAACTTACTGCCAACTACTACGTTATTACAATCTAAAACCTATTATGCGTCTCAAACTTTAACGACATGTGAAAGTTTGCGAACTCCAATAGTTATAAATATTCAAGATACTCAAGCTCCAACTGGTGATTCTGTACAAAATTTTTGTACTACTCAAAAAGCAACCCTTGCGAGTTTGGCAGTTACAGGAACGTCTATTATTTGGTATGATAATGCAATAGGCGGAACTGTTTTGCCAAGTGCAACACCTCTTATAAATGGAGTAACCTACTATGCAGTTCAAACGGTAAATGGATGTGAAAGTGTGAATAGATTGGCTGTTTTGGTAACAATTGTTACTCCAAGTCTAGTTGTAAATGATATTAAAGATTTTATTTGTGATAATGCAAGCGACGGTTCAGAATTAGTAGATTTAACGAGTTATAATTCAAAAATTGTTACTTGTGGTTCTTGTAGTTTTACCTATTTTACATCATTGTCGGGTGTAGAAAATAAAACGGCAACGGATCAAATTTCCACACCAACTAGTTATAATTTGGTATTAGGGTCTTCAATAATTTATGTCAGAATTGATTCGAATGATAAATGTTATCAAACAGGACAATTGACTTTGATACTTGTGAGCGAACCTGTTCTTTCTATTCCAAACAGTATTTCTCTTTGCGAAAATAAGGATGTTACTATAAGTGCAGACTCTGGTTTTGATAGTTATTTATGGTCTACTTTAGAAACTACACCTTTAATAACCGTTTCAAATGTTGGAGATTACTCAGTGACAGTAACACAAAATCATGGAAATTCTGTTTGTTCAACAACCAAGAATTTTTCAATAGTATTGTCAAATGTGGCTGTGATTTCGACCGAAACCCAAGATTGGATGGATACAGAAAATGTAATTGAAGTACATGTTTCTAGTTCAAGTATCGGAAATTACGAATATTCATTAGACGGAATTTCGTATCAAGACAGTAATACTTTTTCAGGATTATTAAGTGGAGATTATACGGTTTATGTTCGTGATAAAAATGGCTGTGGAATTGCTATTGACGAAGTTTATCTTTTGAATTATCCAAAGTTTTTTACTCCCAATGGAGATGGATATAATGATACATGGGCAGTTCGTTTTTCAGAATTAGAACCTAAGCTTATGGTTAAAATATTTGACCGATATGGGAAATTCATTAAAGAACTAAATGCTACTTCAGTTTGGGATGGTACTTATAATGGACATGAATTGCCTTCGACTGATTATTGGTTTGTGGTTACGCGAGCCAATGGCAAAATATATAAAGGACACTTTGCAATGAAAAGATAATTTTATATTGTAAGTTAAGTTGGGGTAATTTTGTATATTCGGTATCCGAATTTTTTAATAAAATATGAAATGAATCCAACACTTCAACAAGATTTACGAGACATTAATAATATCCTTGAGCAGGTAAAACAACATGGAATTGATTTTTTGAATACTATTGATTCTCTTCCAACTTCAACTCGAAACACTATAGATACAACTGGGATTTTAAATGATTCTGGATTAGGGGCATTGCCCACTTTGGAAATGTTTAATCAGCGTTTGGCACCTTTAATGGTTTCTCAAGGCGGACCTAGATATTGGGGTTTTGTGACTGGTGGAGCTACACCAGCTTCGATTGTTGGAGATTGGCTTACTACTATTTACGACCCAAATGCACAAGCGACAAATGCCCAAGGCGGCGTTTCAGCTTTGATAGAAATTGAAACCATAAACCTATTGTTGCAATTATTGGCTTTGCCAAAATCATTTTTAGGAGGATTTGTAACTGGTGCAACTCTATCAAATTTTACTTGTTTGGCGGTTGCTCGACAATGGTTAGGAAAACAATTGGGTTTAGATTTTGCGAAAAATGGAATTAAAGCTCCTATTCATATCTTGACTGCTACGCCACATTCTTCCTCAATAAAATGTTTGGCGATGTTAGGAATTGGAAGTCAAAATTTTACTAAAATAAAAACAATCGAAGGCAATCGAGAAGCCATTGATATAGATGATTTAGAACAGAATATATCAAAATTAAACGGTCAACCTTTTATTTTAATATCAAGTGCAGGAACTGTGAATACAGCCGATTTTGATGATTTTAATGCGATTGCAAAACTCAAAGAAAAATACAATTTTTGGTGGCATATTGATGCTGCTTTTGGTGGTTTTGCAGTTTGTTCGCCAAAGTACCACCATTTGCTAAATGGTTGGGAAAAAGCAGACAGTATTACTATTGATTGTCATAAATGGCTTAATGTTCCTTACGAAAGTGCTTTTTATTTGATAAAAGATGAACATAAAAAATGTCAGGTTGAAACATTTCAAAATTCGAATGCACCGTATTTGGGAGATCCATTAGAAAATTTTAGCTACTTGAATTTTTTACCTGAGAATTCCCGACGACTAAAAGCTTTACCTGTTTGGTTTTCGCTTTTGGCATATGGAAAACAAGGTTTTCAGGATATTGTAGAAAATAGTGTTGCAAGAGCCTTGCAGTTCGATGAGTTTATTGCCCAAAGTGAAAATTTTGAATTGTTGGCTCCAACTCGTCTAAACAATGTTTGCTTTACTTTGGCAGGAGAACATAATCAGGAAAAAGCAATTTTATTTTTGACGAAACTTAATGATAAAGGCAAAGTGTTTATGACTCCTACTATTTATCAAAACAAAAAAGGAATCCGAGCTTCGTTTGTAAATTGGAGAACAACTGAATTGGATGTACAAATTGCAATTGATTCTTTAAAGGAAACAATTTTGGAGTTAGGAATACAATAATTTCAAATCACTTAACTTTTAAACTAAAATTAGCAATATGAAGAAAATATGGAGTTTTGCACTGACGTTATTTTTGTTTAATCTGGCATTTTCCCAAACAAAATCTAATGGATTAAATGTGCTGGAGAAAGAAAATATAGCAGTAGTTGCTAAATATTATGAATGTCTTTTTAAAACCAGAGACTTCAAAACAATGGTAACACTTATCGCTGACAAAGCTGTTTATAATCAGGCCGAAGGTTTAGCGTATGGAGGTGTGTATATAGGTTTTGGCGAGTGGATTACAATGTTTACAAAAGCAGGAACCTACTATGATTTAGTCATAGAAAAAGAACCGACTTATTTTACTAATGATTCAAAAGATGAGGTTATTATACTGTTCACAATCAAATGCAAATCTAAAAAATCAGGTGAAATAATAAGCATGCCTATTTCGGAGCATTTCGAATTACAATCGGGAAAAATTACTGCAATTAGACCTTTTTACTTTGACACAAAAGCTTTTGCCAACTTTTTAAATTAAGAAAAAGAATAGCAAATATTTTAATATGATAAATTCTCCAATCATAATGGGTATTACATCTGGCGCTACATTTTTGTTGGGCTTTTTACTTCTTGCTCATTCACGAAAAGTAAATGTAATGGCTAATATATTCCTTGGATTATTTGTTATTACACTCGGATTAGCTATTGTTGAAATACCGTTATTTTATCAAAAGATATCTTTAACTCATCCTAATCTTTTCGAGATGATAGGTTTGATACGATTCCTAACGGCTCCATTTCTTTATATCAGCATTTTATATTTTACATCATTCTCTAAAAAATTTGAAAAGAAAAATTTATGGCATTTTTTACCCTTTCTAATTTTTTTAATTTTCAGATTT
The Flavobacterium sp. 5 DNA segment above includes these coding regions:
- a CDS encoding T9SS type B sorting domain-containing protein; this encodes MNIKYLITLLISFFLFPQLHAQLCTGSLGDPVVKLDFGSGTSTHGTALGTGITSYSWTTADFPSDGSYTVEKTTNTAGTWWTTTDHTGGGYMMVVNASFSTSDYFYKNTVSGLCAGTTYEFAAWIMNLLRSQDNSPPNITFTIEDTSGTILGTYNTGNIGLSSSALWKQYGFFFTTPSGVSTVVIRMRNNKAGAAPGNDIALDDITFRACGPTVTSEIVNESVTNLEVCENESKSITLSGTVSSSAYTTVGYQWQNSKDGGLTWTDISGENKAVYTFVSGALGTYKYRLATADSSNISSSNCRVFSNEITINVKSGPISPTVETTQPNCDVPSGTITVTTPTGLLYSVDGVNYQSSMVFSGLAGGDYKVTSKSASCVSAPVDAHINLTAFSTATPTFDIIQPVICNNPYGTITVTSLDAEYSFDNGLTWQTSNTKTGFTPGDYWIKTRNSTLCETTQITATISIPPGYPPTPTVTTIQPDCSMSTGTITISDSAASYSFDGGQNWTTSNTKTNLVPDIYQVLIKNVIGCVSLVANATEIKAFVNTEPLPVANIPQLFCVQQNSAINDIAIIGTNVKWYDAASNGNLLPTTTLLQSKTYYASQTLTTCESLRTPIVINIQDTQAPTGDSVQNFCTTQKATLASLAVTGTSIIWYDNAIGGTVLPSATPLINGVTYYAVQTVNGCESVNRLAVLVTIVTPSLVVNDIKDFICDNASDGSELVDLTSYNSKIVTCGSCSFTYFTSLSGVENKTATDQISTPTSYNLVLGSSIIYVRIDSNDKCYQTGQLTLILVSEPVLSIPNSISLCENKDVTISADSGFDSYLWSTLETTPLITVSNVGDYSVTVTQNHGNSVCSTTKNFSIVLSNVAVISTETQDWMDTENVIEVHVSSSSIGNYEYSLDGISYQDSNTFSGLLSGDYTVYVRDKNGCGIAIDEVYLLNYPKFFTPNGDGYNDTWAVRFSELEPKLMVKIFDRYGKFIKELNATSVWDGTYNGHELPSTDYWFVVTRANGKIYKGHFAMKR
- a CDS encoding pyridoxal-dependent decarboxylase; translated protein: MNPTLQQDLRDINNILEQVKQHGIDFLNTIDSLPTSTRNTIDTTGILNDSGLGALPTLEMFNQRLAPLMVSQGGPRYWGFVTGGATPASIVGDWLTTIYDPNAQATNAQGGVSALIEIETINLLLQLLALPKSFLGGFVTGATLSNFTCLAVARQWLGKQLGLDFAKNGIKAPIHILTATPHSSSIKCLAMLGIGSQNFTKIKTIEGNREAIDIDDLEQNISKLNGQPFILISSAGTVNTADFDDFNAIAKLKEKYNFWWHIDAAFGGFAVCSPKYHHLLNGWEKADSITIDCHKWLNVPYESAFYLIKDEHKKCQVETFQNSNAPYLGDPLENFSYLNFLPENSRRLKALPVWFSLLAYGKQGFQDIVENSVARALQFDEFIAQSENFELLAPTRLNNVCFTLAGEHNQEKAILFLTKLNDKGKVFMTPTIYQNKKGIRASFVNWRTTELDVQIAIDSLKETILELGIQ
- a CDS encoding nuclear transport factor 2 family protein, which translates into the protein MKKIWSFALTLFLFNLAFSQTKSNGLNVLEKENIAVVAKYYECLFKTRDFKTMVTLIADKAVYNQAEGLAYGGVYIGFGEWITMFTKAGTYYDLVIEKEPTYFTNDSKDEVIILFTIKCKSKKSGEIISMPISEHFELQSGKITAIRPFYFDTKAFANFLN